The sequence below is a genomic window from Sandaracinaceae bacterium.
GGGGCGGGCTTGGCGGGCACCGAGTGTGCCTACCAGCTCGCCGAGCGTGGCGTGCACGTGCGGCTCCTCGAGCAGAAGCCGCTCAAGCGCACGCCCGCGCAGCACATGGACACGCTGGCCGAGCTGGTGTGCAGCAACTCGTTTCGCGGGAACGACCTGGGCAACGCGGTCGGGCTCCTCAAGGAAGAGCTGCGGCGCGTCGGGTCGCTCGTCATGTCGGTGGGCTCCGCGACGCAGGTGCCGGCGGGTGGCGCGTTCGCGGTGGACCGCGACCTGTTCAGTGCGGAGATGACCCGGCGCATCGACGCGCACCCGCTGATCGAGCGCGTGGCGACCGAGGTCGAAGCCATCCCCGACGCTCGCCCCGTGGTGCTCGCGACCGGTCCGTTGACGGGCGATGCGCTCGCGGCTGACCTGGCTGCGGCCATCGGCGAGGCCCACCTGGCCTACTACGACGCCATCGCGCCCGTCGTCACGGCGGACAGCATCGACTGGGACGTCGCGTTCCGCCAGAGCCGCTACGACAAGGGCGGCGACGACGCGTACGGCAACTGCCCCTTCACGAAGGAGGAGTACGAGGCCTTCGTCGAGGCGCTGCTCGCGGCCGAGAAGGTCGAGCCCAAGACGTTCGAGAAGATCCGCTACTTCGAGGGCTGCCTGCCCATCGAGGTGATGGCCGAGCGCGGCTACCGGACGTTGTCGTTTGGCTGCATGAAGCCCGTGGGCCTGACCGACCCACGCACGGGCAAGCGTCCCCACGCGGTGGTGCAGCTGCGGGCCGAGAACGATCCGCCCACCGCGTACAACCTGGTGGGCTTCCAGACGCGCATGAAGTGGCCCGACCAGAAGCGGGTGTTCCGCATGATCCCGGGCCTGGCGAACGCCGAGTTCGAGCGGCTGGGCAGCGTGCACCGCAACACGTTCGTCAACGCACCGAAGGTGCTGGACGATCAGCTGGCGCTGCTCACGCGACCGGGCGTGTACCTGGCGGGGCAGGTCAGCGGCGTGGAGGGCTACATCGAGAGCGCCGCGCTCGGCTTCCTGCTCGGCGTGCAGCTCGCGCGCGCCGTGCAGGGGCTGCCCGAGGTCCCCGTCCCGGACACGACCGCGCTCGGGGCGCTGCGCGGCCACCTGCGCCGCGACAGCCCCAATTTTCAGCCCAGCAACGTGGTCTGGAGCATGTTCCCCGAGCTGCCGGGCGCGCCCCTGCGCGACAAGAAGCTGAAGAAAGAGCGCATGGGGCAGCGCGCGCTGGCCGACCTCGGCGCGTGGCTCGAGCGCATCGCGTAGGGGCTCCTCGTCCGCGTTCTGGTCCTAGCGCCCATGTCGGACGGCGGCGGGCGTCCCCCACCGCGACGCGGTCGCGCGGACTGGCCTGCTCACGCGCGGCGTAGCCGCATGGACGTGATCTCCGGAGGAACCATGGTGCGCACCGGCGGGCCCCAGTAGCAGGTGCCACGGTTGACGTACACCTGCATTCCGTCGACGACGCCGAGCCCCTTCGAGACGGGGTGGACGAGGCCGACGAACAGGTTCCACGGGAAGAACTGGCCGCCATGGGTGTGTCCGCTGAGCTGGAGGTCGAAGCCCGCCGCCGCCGCCTCGAACGCGCTACGTGGCTGATGCGCCAGGAGGATCTTCTTGGCATCCGCGGGCGCTCCGCGGGCTGCGCCTTGCGGATCGCTGCCCTTCTCGCCGCGGCGTCCGCGCGAGCTGTAGTCCGTCACGCCGGCCACCACCAGCCGAGCGTCCCCGTGGGTGAGCACCACGTGTTCGTTCTCGAGGACGCGCATGCCCAGGCGGGTGAACTCGGCGCACCACGCGTCCACCCCAGAGTAGTATTCGTGGTTGCCGGTGACGAAGTACACGCCGTGCGGAGCGCGCAGGCGGCCCAGCGGGGCGACGTCGCGTCGGAGGTTCGCGACGCTGCCGTCCACGAAGTCGCCCGTCGCCGCGATCATGTCGGGCCCCAGCGCCAGTACGCGATCCACGATGGGCGTGATGAACTCGGCGTCGATGGTCATGCCCACGTGGACGTCGCTGATCTGGACGATGTGGAACCCGTCGAACGCCTCGGGCAGGCCCGGGATGCGCACCTCGACCTCGTACACCTCTGGCCCGAGGCGCGCTTGCACGGCGCCGACGCCGACCGAGAGGGCGCTGAAGCCGGCCCCCAGCGCGCCGCCCCCGTTCGTCAAGAAGGCGCGCCGGCCCGGGTCTCGCGGCGCGTCGTCGGGGCGCGTCTCGGTCGTCCACCCGTCGGCGGCGCGTGTGTCGGCCGCGCGCTCCGCGCCGCCGCCCGCGCGGCCGGCCCAGCGCCCGAGGCGAACCGCCGCGCGCGTGACGAGCAGGCCGAGGTCTCGCGCAAGCGTGACCGCGAACAACACGCTGAAGAACGCGAGGTACGTCCACGTGACGTAGCGCAGCGCCAGCACGAAAGGGCCCGTCGCGTCGCGCCCGAGCGCCAGCAGGAGAGGCCCCAGCGCGAAGCAGGCGGCGAGCAGGCCGTACAGCCCGAGCTTCGAGACTCGCCCGAGCGTGAGAGGGCGTACCACGCGGGCCGCCACATACACGTGGGGGAGCGCCAGGAACAACCCGACGAACAAGGCGAATCGCAACACTCAGTGGTCTCCGGCGTCTGACTCGGGCCCGTTGCGTCGCAGGTCGCGCGTCTTGCGCGCGAGAGGGTGGGCCCGCTCGTAGGTCGCCATCATGCGGTCGGTCGTTACGTGCGTGTATCGCTGGGTCGTGCCGAGGCTGGCGTGCCCCAACAGCTCCTGGATGCTGCGCAGGTCCGCCCCAGCGTCCAACAGGTGTGTGGCGCAGGTGTGCCGGAGCGTGTGTGGGTGCAGGTCGGGGCGACCGGCCCCCCGTTCACCGTAGCGCTTCACGACGTTCTGCACCTGACGTGGCCCCAGACGTGTGCCGAAGCGCCCCAAGAACACGGCCTGTGGGTCCTGCTGACCGTCGCGGTCCACGAGGTCGGCGCGACGTTCCAGGTAGTTCCTGAGCGCCGTCACGGCCTCCGGCCCAAGGGGCACGAGCCGCTCCTTGCGTCCCTTGCCGAGCACCCGCGCGCGACCCTCGCCCAGCTCGAGCGCGCCGAGCGAGAGCCCCGCGACCTCGCTCACGCGTGCGCCGCTGCTGTAGAGCAGCTCGAGCAGGGCGCGGTCGCGGAGCTGAAGCGTGGCGGCGCGGGCCTCGTCTGCTGGGCTCTCCGTCGGACGGGTGGGCGACTCGACGACGCGCAGCGCGTCCTCCACCGTCACGAACTCGGGCAGCGGCTTGCGCACCCGAGGTCGCTTGAGCGTCGCCGCGGGGTTGCTGCGGACGTGGCCGCGCTTCTCCAAGTAGCGGTAGAACGCGCGCAGCGCGCTGACCTTGCGCGCCATCGTCGCGGACGAGCGCCCCTCGAACGAGCGCGCGAGGAACGCGCGCAGGGTCCCGGTGGTGAGCGCCGCGGCGTCCAACGGGAGCTCGTGCTCGACGCAGTACGCGTGCAGCGCGGCGAGGTCGCGGAGGTAGGTCGCCACGGTCAACGGTGAGGCGCGCCGCTCGTTTGCGAGGTGCTGCTCGTAGTCGTCGAGCTGGCGGCGGAGGGTGTCCACCCGTCCACCGTAGCAGGCACGGACGAAAGCACCGCATTCGCGTCCCTCGTGGGGCACGGGGGCGACCAGGGGTCAGCTCGACGGAGCGTCGCCACGCGCCAGCCGAGCCCCCAGCAACACGTCGACGAAGGTCGCCGCGGTCGCTGTGGTCGCCGCGCGTCGCGCGCCCGCTTCGAGGCGGCAACGGAGCGCGTCGTCTTGGTCGAGGCGGTCGATGGCTGCAGCGAGCGCGCGTGGATCCTCGGGCTCGACGAGGAGGGCGTTCTCGCCATCGTCCAAGTGATCGCGCATGGCGGGGGTGGCCGAGGCGACGACCGCGCGGCCGGCGGCGAGGGCCATCGCGGCCACGGTGATGCCTGCGGCGCAGGTCGGGTCGCGCGACAGCGGCAGGACGACGAAGCGGCTCGCTGCCAGCGCGCGGTAGAACGCCATGAACTCGACCGTGCCGCGGTACACGATGCCCGCGCTCGGTGGCGGCGCGGTGCCGCCGTGGAAGACGTGGATGTCCGACGACGCGGAGCGCCGAGCGGCGCTGGCTTCGACGAGCGTCTCGAGGTCGCGCAGGTGGTTGCCGCCGGAGAAGACGTAGGAGGCATCGGGCTCGTCCCCGCGCCCGAAGTCCTGTGGGTCCACCACATACGGGTGCACCCGCACGGCTCCCCGCGGCACGCCGTACCAGTCGTAGAGGGCGGCGTAGCCCGGGAAGCACGAGATGACCTCGAGCCTGTCGCTCGGCCACCAGGGGCCTTGCGCCCGCGCGTCCCCGTCCGGCACCCACGCAGCGCGAAACGCGTCGAACATGCCGAGCATGTGGAAGTCCATCACGCGGACGTCGATGTCGGACGCACACGGCGCTCTGGCGTAGAGGTCGCGCAGCTCCTCGTAGCCCGTGCAGAGGACCAGGTCGTCGTGCCGCAGGTCCAGCGTACCCGCGGGGGGAACGTGGACCGCCGGGACGCCCCGCCGCTCTATCTCTTCGATCACGCGCCGCACGGTCGAGCGGTTCATGACCGGGTCTGCCGGCAGCCCGAAGACCACCACGCGCCCTGGCGACGGTGTCCGAGTCGCGGCCGGCGCCATGGGCCACGTCGCGGCTGGCCCGAACACCGTGGCTCGGCGGTTCGTCGCGGCGCGCTCGAAGCCGATGACGCGCAGGTGGATGCCGCAACGCGTCGCCTCGCGGTCCGCGTCCGTCAGCACCGCTCGGGCCTCTTCGTCCGACAGCCGGGCCGCCGCGCAGATGCCGCGGTCGTCGGTGGGCAGGACGTCCCGGAGCTCCACCTGGTCGCACGACAGTCGCTTCGCCAGCGCGAACAGCGCGGGCAGCTCCGGCGCGCTGTCGCGCGTCACCACGAAGCAGAGTGTGCGGCGCGTTTGAGTCGTCGTGGCCTGCGCGAGCGCGGTCACGGTCTGCCGGAACGCCCCCGCCACCCCCACCCGAGCGTCGTGGGTCGCGGCGGTCGCGCCGTGAAGCGACACCCGAACGCCAGCCAGTCCGCGAGCGACCAGCTGCGCCAGTCGCCCTGGCTTCGCAAGTGCCCTCCCGTTCGTCACCAGGACAGGTGACACCCCGCGGCTCGCGACGCGTTCGATCAGCTGCGGGAGGTGCGGGCTCAGCGTCGGCTCTCCTCCCGACAGCCGGACCTCCACCTCGCCCGGACGGGAAGTCGATGGGCCGGGCACGGCGTCGATGGCGCGCAAGAGGTCGTCGAGGGGGACCTGGGCGCCGTCCAGCGTGGCGGACTCGGAGCAGACAGTGCAGGCGTTGTTGCAGGTCCGCGCGACGCGCAGCCAGTGTACCGTGGGCATCGCGCGAGCATACATGAGTGACCTGATCGGCCCCAGGCCCGCGCCTGCGCCGCGTGGCGGCGGCCTGCGCGGCGGCTGGGCATGCGGGCTCTGCCGCGCCCCTGCACATCCGACGGAATGCGCCGGGCGTCGCGTGCCCACGTTGACAGGTGCAGGGTGGGTTCTTAGCTTCGGCCCCTTGTGACTGCTCCCCACGACGAATCCATGCGCATCCGGTCCACCACCATCGTCGCGGTGCGCCGCAACGGGCACGCCGCCATGGCGGGTGACGGGCAAGTGTCGCTCGGCCAGACCATCATGAAGGGCCACGCGCGCAAGGTGCGTCGCATCGCCGATGGTCGCATCGTCACGGGCTTCGCCGGCGCGACGGCCGACGCCTTCACGCTCCTCGAGCGCTTCGAGTCGAAGCTCACGGAGAGCCGCGGAGGGCTCCAGCGCGCGGCCGTCGAGCTGGCCAAGGACTGGCGCACGGACCGCTACCTACGCCGCCTCGAGGCCATGCTGGTGGTCATGGACGCCGAGCACACGCTCTTGCTGAGCGGCACGGGCGACATCATCGAGCCAGACGAGGGCATCTTGGCGATCGGCTCCGGCGGGAGCTACGCGCTCGCAGCGGGGAGGGCCCTCATGCGTCACACGGACAAGTCCGCGGCGGACATCGCGCGCGAGTCCCTGCTCATCGCGTCCGAGATCTGCGTCTACACGAACGGCGAGATCGTGCTCGAGGAGATCACCCAGTGAGCCGCTCGGCCTTCACTCCGCGCGAGACCGTCGGCGAGCTCGACCGCTACATCATCGGTCAGCAGGCCGCCAAGCGCGCCGTCGCCGTGGCCCTGCGCAACCGCTGGCGCCGTCAGCAGGTGCCCGGCGACCTGCGCGACGAGATCTCGCCCAAGAACATCATCCTCGTGGGCCCCACGGGTTGCGGCAAGACCGAGATCGCGCGGCGCCTGGCGAAGCTCGCGGCCGCGCCCTTCGTGAAGGTCGAGGCCTCCAAGTTCACCGAGGTGGGCTACGTGGGCCGCGACGTGGAGTCGATGGTCCGCGACCTGGTCGAGAACGCCATCCAGATTTGTCAGGCCGAAGAGCGCGAGGCGGTGGCCAACCGCGCCCGCGAGCAGGCCGAGGAGCGCGTCATTCGCCTCCTGTGGGCCATCGACCACCCGCCGCCGCCGCCACCACCTCCACCGCCGCCTGGCAGCAACGCGCCCAAGCCGAACATGCTGGTGCCGTTCATGATGGGGTCCCCTCCTCCGCCACCCCCGCAAGGGCCCGAACCCACGGAGGCCGAGCTCGGCGAGATGCGCCGCATGCTGCGCGAAGGACAGTACGACGGCCGCAAGGTTCCGCTCGACGTGGAGGCGTCGGCGGGGAACCCGTTCATGACCATCTTCGGTGGCGGCGGCGGCGAGGAGATGGAGATCAACCTGCAGGACATGCTGGGGCAGATCCCTGGCTTCAAGCCGCCGCAAGCGCCGAAGAAGCGACGCGAGCTGCTGGTCCCCGAGGCGTTCGCCGTCATCCTCAAGGAGGAGACCGACAAGCTGGTCGACCACGACAAGATCAAGCGCGACGCGCTGCGCCGCACCGAGCAGGACGGCATCATCTTCCTCGACGAGATCGACAAGGTGGGCGCCCGCCAGGGGCATCAGGGGGCGGACGTCAGCCGCGAAGGGGTGCAGCGCGACTTGCTACCCATCGTGGAGGGGTCGACGGTCAGCACCAAGCACGGCCCAGTGAAGACCGACCACGTGCTCTTCATCGCGGCCGGAGCGTTTCACGTGAGCAAGGTCAGCGATCTCATCCCCGAGCTGCAGGGGCGCTTCCCCATCCGGGTGGAGCTCAAGCCGCTGACCAAGGCGGACTTTGCTCAGATCCTCAAGGAGCCACGCAACGCGCTCACCCGCCAGTACGAGGCCCTGATGGCGACGGAGGGGGTCACCCTGCGCTTCCAGGACGACGCGATCGAGGCCATCGCCGCCTACGCGGAGCAGGCCAACGAGCGCGCCGAGAACATCGGTGCGCGTCGGCTCCACACCATCCTCGAGGCGCTGCTCGAGGACCTCTCGTTCTCGGCCTCCGAGCGCGGTGACTCGGAGTTCGTCGTGGACGCAGCCTTCGTCAACCGCACGCTCGAGCCGGTCATGGCCCACCAGGACGTCGCCCGCTACATCCTCTGACGCGAGCGCCGGGCGCGTGGTCGGTGGGCGTCGCTGACCGCAGGGTGCTATACGGCGGCCCGCGATGCAGGACATCATCAACAAGGCCGCGGTGCTCCTCGAGGCGCTGCCCTACATCCGACGCTTCCATGGCGAGACCTTCGTCATCAAGTACGGGGGCCACGCGATGATCGACCCTGCGCTGCGCGACGGCTTCGCGCGCGACGTGGTGCTCATGAAATACGTCGGCCTGAACCCCGTGGTCGTGCACGGCGGCGGGCCTCAGATCGACGAGACCCTCGCCTCGATGGGTGTCGTGTCGGAGCGCCTCGACGGCCTGCGCGTAACCGACGACAAGACCATGGACGTCGTCGAGATGGTGCTCGGGGCCAAGCTCAACCAGGCCATCGTCTCGCTCATCGCGGCGCACGGCGGGCGTCCGGTCGGGCTCACGGGGCGCGACGATGGGTTCCTGCGCGGCGAGCGCGTCACGCAGATGCGCACGAAGTCGGGCCGTGTGGTGGACCCCGGGCGCGTGGGCGCCATCACGTCGGTCAACCCTCAGCTGCTGCGCACGCTGATGGCGGGCGGGTTCATCCCGGTCATCGCGCCCATCGTGGCGGACGCGGACGGCCAGTCGCTCAACGTCAACGCCGACACCGTCGCCGGCAACGTCGCCGCCGCCCTCACGGCCCGCAAGCTCGTGCTCATGACCGACATCGAGGGAGTGCGCGGCGCCGACGGCCAAGTCATCAGCTCGCTCACGGCGGAGGACATCGAGCGCCTGGAAGCGCAGGGGGTCATTCAGGGGGGCATGATCCCGAAGGTGCGCTGTGCCCTCGACGCGCTCGCGGGCGGGGTCACCAAGGCGCACATCGTCGACGGGCGCGTGCAGCACGCGGCGCTCCTGGAGATCTTCACGGACAAGGGCATCGGGACCGAGATCACGCGGTGAGGCCGCGCGTGTGCGCATCACGTGCGAACGGGTGGGCGACGCTGCTACACTCGCCGGCCCATGTCGAGTCACGAAGCCACGCAGTCCGAGCTGCTCACGCGCGCCCGCGCCGTCCAGCTGGGCAACTACGCTCCAGCACCCCTGGTGTTCACCCGCGGTGAAGGCCGCCGCTTGTACGACCGCGACGGGCGGGCGTTCCTCGACCTGAGCGGCGGGGTGGCGGTGAACAGCGTCGGGCATGGGCACCCGGTGCTCGCCGCGGCCATCGCGGAGCAGGCCGCGCGCTTGATGCACGTATCGAACCTCTTCTATAACGACCGCGCCATCGAGCTGGCTTCCGCCATCGTCGACCGCACGGCGTTCGATCGCGTGTACTTCTGCAACTCGGGCGCGGAGGCCAACGAGTCGCTCCTGAAGCTCGCGCGTCGCTTCCATCACGAGCAGGGGCAGGGCGACCGGGTGGAGCTCGTCAGCACACACCGCAGCTTCCACGGCCGAACGCTCGGAGCGCTCTCGGTCACGGGTCAGGACAAGTATCACGTGGGCATGGGGCCGCTCCTGCCCGGCGTACGCTTCGTCCCGTACAACGACGTCGACGCGCTCCGGGCCGTCATCGGGCCGCGAACCGCCGCCGTCCTCCTCGAGCCGGTGCAGGCGGAGGGGGGCATCATCCCTGCCGCCCCCGGCTATCTCGAGTCCGTGCGGGCGCTGTGCGACGAGGCCGGAGCCCTCCTGTTGTTCGACGAGGTGCAGACTGGCTACGGGCGCCTCGGTACGTTCATGGGGGCGGAGCGCAGTGGCGTCGTCCCCGACGCGTGCTCGCTCGCCAAGGGCATCGCGGGCGGCTTCCCTCTAGGCGCCATCGCCGTCACGGAGCGACTGGCCAACGGTCTGCCGCCCGGCAGCCACGCCAGCACCTTCGGCGGCAACGCGCTCGCGTGCGCCGCGGGCCTCGCCGTGCTGCGCATCTTCGACGAGGAAGGCGTCCTCGAGAACGTCGTACGGGAGGGCGACTACTTGGGACAGCGCCTTCTCGAGCTCGCGACGCAGCTGGACGCGGTGGTTGAGGCGCGTGGCGATGGGCTCCTGCGTGGCCTCGTGCTGAGCGACGGCGTGGATCCCGGTGCCGTCTGGCGAGCCATGCTGGACGCGGGTGTGGCGCTCACGTTGGCGGGTGGCAACGTGTTGCGCTTCACCCCCTCGCTCAACGTCACCCGCGAAGAGCTCGACGAGGGACTGGCCACCGTCGCGGCCGTGCTCGCAAAGACCGCGGAGGTGGCGGCGTGACGCGGCACTTCCGGACGCTGCTCGACCTCGACGCCAACGAACTGGTCGAGGTGCTCGACCTCGCCGACAGGCTGAAGGCCCAACGTGGGACCCCCGCCGCGCTCGCGGACAAGCCCCTCGCAGGGAAGTCGGTCGCGGTGGTGTTCGAGAAGGCGAGCACACGGACGCGCATCTCCTTCGAGGTGGGGATCCACGAGCTCGGCGCGCAGCCGGTCGTGCTCATGGCGTCGGACACGCAGATGGGACGCGGCGAGCCCTTGTCCGACACCGCCCAGATGTTCAGCCGCTTCGTGCATGCGGTGGCCTATCGCACCTTCGGGCACGACAAGATCGTGGCGCTGGCCACCGCCTCGAGCGTGCCCATCGTGAACGCGCTCTCCGACGCGTACCACCCGTGCCAGCTGCTGGCGGACCTGCAGTGCGTGCGTGCGGAGCGTGGTCGGCTCGAGGGTGTACGCGTCGCGTGGATCGGGGACGGGAACAACATGGCCCACTCGTGGATCAACGCCGCAGCTCGCACGGGCCTCGAGCTGCGGCTGGCCTGCCCCGAGGGGTATCAACCGGATCCCGCCATCCTCGCCAACGCGCGCGCGCTCGGCGCGAACATAGCGCTCACCGATGATCCCCGCGAAGCGCTGGCCGGGGTCGAGGTGGTCACCACGGACGTGTGGACGTCGATGGGGCAAGAGGCCGAGACGCAGGCTCGTCTGCGTGCTTTCGAGGGCTACATCGTCGACCGCGAGGCCATGCGCCTGGCGGACGCGTCGGCCATCTTCCTGCACTGCTTGCCGGCGCACCGCGGCGAAGAGGTCAGCGCCGACGTCATCGATGGCCCGCAGAGCCGCGTCTGGGACGAGGCGGAAAACCGCCTGCACGCGCAGAAGGCCCTCTTGTTGCACCTTTTGGGATAGGCTGACAGCACCGACAGATGTCACTGGCGTTCGACGAAATTCCTGAGCTGGTCGAGGGGCTGGACGCCAAGACGCTGCCCCTTTCGGCCGTGGAGGGGTTCGTCCTGTCGCGCGTGGACGGGGTCTCCACCGCGAAGGAGATCGCGGACTCCACCGGCATCGGCGAAGAGCTCGCGTTGACGGCGCTCTCGCGGCTGGTCGGTCTGGGCGCCATCCGCGCCCGCCCCGCGCCAGCCAAGCCCGCCGCCTCACCCGCACCCGCCGCTTCCACCCCCGTGACCGACGAGCAACCGAACAAGCGCTTCGGCCGCCCCAAGTCGGTCGCTCCGCAGCGCGTCCACACCATCCCCCCGCCAGCCGGGACTCCTCGTCGCTTGTACGATCCGCAAGAGCTCGAGGAGGAGGTCGCGCTCGACGACACGCGCAAGCGGCGCGTGCTCGACGTGTTCTACAAGCTCGGCACGGCGGACCACTACGACCTGCTCGAGGTCGGTCGTGATGCGACGAAAGACGAGATACGCGACTCCTACTTCGCGCTGTCCAAGGAGTTCCACCCCGACACGGCGTTCGGCAAGGATCTCGGCAGCTACAAGGCCAAGATGGAGAAGATCTTCACGGCGGCTACCGCGGCGTACGACGTGCTGTCCAGGAAGGCCCGTCGCGCTCAGTACGATGCCACGCTGCCGCCCCCGACCCCCGAAGACCTGCAGTGGCGTGAGCGCCGCGGCAGCCAGCCGGGAGCGGCGGCGAGCGGGGCGAAGCGGACGGCAGAACCTGCACACTCGCCTCTCACCACCCCCAAGGTGCAGCAAGCGGCCACGGTCGAGGTCCCTCCAGCGGCGGCGTCCAAGCCGACGGTGTCCACGACCGTCACCGCGCCGCCCGTCGCCCCTCGCCCCACCACGCCCTCCGACGTGCGCTCGACGGTCTTGGGCCACGCCCCCGCGCGTCGCGCCGTGGCGCCACCGACGCCCGGCGGCCAGCACAGCGTGACACAACCGTCGATGGCTCCCGCGACCCGACCGTCGGGGTCCGCCGAGAGCCCGACGTCGGGCGCGGGTGTGGTGCTCCCGGTGCCGTCCACCCTCCCGGAGCCGCCGTCGGCTCCCCGTGCGCCCAGCCCGCCGTCCGCGGACCAGATGAAGCGCTCCCAGGACCTGCTGAAGATGCGGCTCATGGGGGGGCGCCGCATCACGACGGGGGCCGACCTGCCCAACCCGCTGAGCGCCCGGACCACGACCGTGTCCCAAGCGCCTGTCGCGCGCAACCCCGAGGTCACGCGCGGCGATGTGCTCCGCGGTCTCGCCGGGTCGCTCCGAGACGCGTCCATGGTCACCGGCAGCGGGCAGCTCCGCAGGCACCTGGTGGCCGCGGGGGAGGCGGAGGCCAGCGGTGACATCAAGGGAGCCCTCGGCGCGCTCAAGCTCGCCGCCGGGCTGGCCCCAGACGACGCGACGGTGCTCGGCCACATCCAGCGCCTCGAGGGGCTGCGCTCGGTCGAGGAGGCGCCGATGTTCGAGAAGCGCGCTCTCGCCGAGGAGAAAGCTGGGCAGTGGTCCCAGGCGGCGCTGTCCTGGTTGCGCGTGGTCGAGGGCCGCCCCAACGACATCAACGCTGCGCGGAGCTGCGCCAACGCGCTGCTGGAGGCGAACCTGGACCTCAAGAAGGCTCGTGACCTGGCGTTGCGCGTCGTGGCCGTCGAACCAGAACGGGTGAGCTCGCGCACCTTGCTGGCACGCATCTACGTCGCCGCCGGGATGGCCTCGAGCGCCCGCCGTGAGCTGGACGCTGCCACAAAGCTGGACCCCGAGAACGAGATCGTGAAGAATCTCCTTCGTGAGCTTGGCTAGTCGTCCGTCCGCGTGACGAGCGAACGTTCTCAGGAGATCCATGGATAAGGTCATCGGAATCGATCTCGGCACCTTCAACTCGTGCGTGGCAGTGGTCGAGAACGGCACGCCCGTCGTGGTCGCGAACCGCGGCGGCTACAAGGTGACTCCGTCGATGGTCGCGGTGACGGAGGGCGGCAAGCGCCTCGTCGGGCACATCGCCAAGCGGCAGGCCGTCACCAACGCCGAAAACACGGTCTACGCAGCGAAGCGCCTCATCGGCCGCAAGTTCAACTCGCCCCAGGTGGAGTCCACGGCGAAGAACGCGCCGTACTCCATCGTCCCGGGGCCGAACGGCGACTGCCGCATCAAGCTGCGCGACAAGCTCTACAGCATCCCGGAGGTCAGCGCGATGATCCTCCAGGAGATGAA
It includes:
- the trmFO gene encoding methylenetetrahydrofolate--tRNA-(uracil(54)-C(5))-methyltransferase (FADH(2)-oxidizing) TrmFO → MATTVTVVGAGLAGTECAYQLAERGVHVRLLEQKPLKRTPAQHMDTLAELVCSNSFRGNDLGNAVGLLKEELRRVGSLVMSVGSATQVPAGGAFAVDRDLFSAEMTRRIDAHPLIERVATEVEAIPDARPVVLATGPLTGDALAADLAAAIGEAHLAYYDAIAPVVTADSIDWDVAFRQSRYDKGGDDAYGNCPFTKEEYEAFVEALLAAEKVEPKTFEKIRYFEGCLPIEVMAERGYRTLSFGCMKPVGLTDPRTGKRPHAVVQLRAENDPPTAYNLVGFQTRMKWPDQKRVFRMIPGLANAEFERLGSVHRNTFVNAPKVLDDQLALLTRPGVYLAGQVSGVEGYIESAALGFLLGVQLARAVQGLPEVPVPDTTALGALRGHLRRDSPNFQPSNVVWSMFPELPGAPLRDKKLKKERMGQRALADLGAWLERIA
- a CDS encoding metallophosphoesterase is translated as MLALGRDATGPFVLALRYVTWTYLAFFSVLFAVTLARDLGLLVTRAAVRLGRWAGRAGGGAERAADTRAADGWTTETRPDDAPRDPGRRAFLTNGGGALGAGFSALSVGVGAVQARLGPEVYEVEVRIPGLPEAFDGFHIVQISDVHVGMTIDAEFITPIVDRVLALGPDMIAATGDFVDGSVANLRRDVAPLGRLRAPHGVYFVTGNHEYYSGVDAWCAEFTRLGMRVLENEHVVLTHGDARLVVAGVTDYSSRGRRGEKGSDPQGAARGAPADAKKILLAHQPRSAFEAAAAGFDLQLSGHTHGGQFFPWNLFVGLVHPVSKGLGVVDGMQVYVNRGTCYWGPPVRTMVPPEITSMRLRRA
- a CDS encoding tyrosine-type recombinase/integrase; its protein translation is MDTLRRQLDDYEQHLANERRASPLTVATYLRDLAALHAYCVEHELPLDAAALTTGTLRAFLARSFEGRSSATMARKVSALRAFYRYLEKRGHVRSNPAATLKRPRVRKPLPEFVTVEDALRVVESPTRPTESPADEARAATLQLRDRALLELLYSSGARVSEVAGLSLGALELGEGRARVLGKGRKERLVPLGPEAVTALRNYLERRADLVDRDGQQDPQAVFLGRFGTRLGPRQVQNVVKRYGERGAGRPDLHPHTLRHTCATHLLDAGADLRSIQELLGHASLGTTQRYTHVTTDRMMATYERAHPLARKTRDLRRNGPESDAGDH
- a CDS encoding radical SAM protein is translated as MPTVHWLRVARTCNNACTVCSESATLDGAQVPLDDLLRAIDAVPGPSTSRPGEVEVRLSGGEPTLSPHLPQLIERVASRGVSPVLVTNGRALAKPGRLAQLVARGLAGVRVSLHGATAATHDARVGVAGAFRQTVTALAQATTTQTRRTLCFVVTRDSAPELPALFALAKRLSCDQVELRDVLPTDDRGICAAARLSDEEARAVLTDADREATRCGIHLRVIGFERAATNRRATVFGPAATWPMAPAATRTPSPGRVVVFGLPADPVMNRSTVRRVIEEIERRGVPAVHVPPAGTLDLRHDDLVLCTGYEELRDLYARAPCASDIDVRVMDFHMLGMFDAFRAAWVPDGDARAQGPWWPSDRLEVISCFPGYAALYDWYGVPRGAVRVHPYVVDPQDFGRGDEPDASYVFSGGNHLRDLETLVEASAARRSASSDIHVFHGGTAPPPSAGIVYRGTVEFMAFYRALAASRFVVLPLSRDPTCAAGITVAAMALAAGRAVVASATPAMRDHLDDGENALLVEPEDPRALAAAIDRLDQDDALRCRLEAGARRAATTATAATFVDVLLGARLARGDAPSS
- the hslV gene encoding ATP-dependent protease subunit HslV, which translates into the protein MRIRSTTIVAVRRNGHAAMAGDGQVSLGQTIMKGHARKVRRIADGRIVTGFAGATADAFTLLERFESKLTESRGGLQRAAVELAKDWRTDRYLRRLEAMLVVMDAEHTLLLSGTGDIIEPDEGILAIGSGGSYALAAGRALMRHTDKSAADIARESLLIASEICVYTNGEIVLEEITQ
- the hslU gene encoding ATP-dependent protease ATPase subunit HslU, with amino-acid sequence MSRSAFTPRETVGELDRYIIGQQAAKRAVAVALRNRWRRQQVPGDLRDEISPKNIILVGPTGCGKTEIARRLAKLAAAPFVKVEASKFTEVGYVGRDVESMVRDLVENAIQICQAEEREAVANRAREQAEERVIRLLWAIDHPPPPPPPPPPPGSNAPKPNMLVPFMMGSPPPPPPQGPEPTEAELGEMRRMLREGQYDGRKVPLDVEASAGNPFMTIFGGGGGEEMEINLQDMLGQIPGFKPPQAPKKRRELLVPEAFAVILKEETDKLVDHDKIKRDALRRTEQDGIIFLDEIDKVGARQGHQGADVSREGVQRDLLPIVEGSTVSTKHGPVKTDHVLFIAAGAFHVSKVSDLIPELQGRFPIRVELKPLTKADFAQILKEPRNALTRQYEALMATEGVTLRFQDDAIEAIAAYAEQANERAENIGARRLHTILEALLEDLSFSASERGDSEFVVDAAFVNRTLEPVMAHQDVARYIL